The stretch of DNA GGCGGTGATTTTTTATGGACCAGCCATGCCCGTGCCCAAGGCAATGTTGAGCGGGCCGGGGACATTGACAGCTTTCGGGGCAGTCATGACGGTTACCAAAGGCTGGAGGATCCTCTGGGGCATCGCCGCGTCATCTCATTTAAACGGCAGGAACGGTGCATATCAGTCCGGGATGAATTGCTCTGCACCGCTGACCATTCTGCAGAACAGTTCTGGCATTTCAGTGAGGATTGCAGGGTGGAGGTTGTTTCGGAAAATAAGGTGGTAGCGGAAAATTCAGGCATACGGATCAGCATGAAATTCGCTGCGGGCGTGCGTTTGAAATTATTCCACGGGGATGAATCAAAGCCGCTGGGCTGGGTGTCCAGAAGATTCGGGGTTAAAACCCCTTCCACAACACTTGTTGCCGAGGCTGCTCTGGCAGGGGATACGGTGTTGTCTGTGGAGATTTTTTACTAAGTTTTTTTATTTCAGCAGGTTTAATGTTCCGGTCTATGCTTTTTTCTGTTATTTGTTAGTTAATTAAGTTGTTTTTGCATATCTTTCGGGTTCTTTTTGCTCCGGGGAGTGTTACACGTGGCAGCTGTTTTTTCTTTTATATCTGTTCTGGCAGCATGGATTGCTCTCTACTGGGATTCTTTTCCGCCTCTTTTGCGGCGTTGGAATACGGATGATTATTCTTACTGCTGGCTGGTTGTGCCCCTTGCCCTTTATGTTGCATGGCAACGGAAGGATTTACTTCCGAAAGTCATTACCCCGTCGGCCGGGTCGGCTTATGCTGCCCTGCTGCTGACCGGGGTTTTGTTTTTTTTGGGCAAGGCTTCAGCAGTAGACGCGCTGGTTTTTGTTTCCATGTGGCTTTGCGTGGTGGCGCTGGTTCTGTTCATTTACGGCTGGCGGTCCATGAAAGCGTTCTTTTTTCCGCTTCTTGTGCTCGCTTTTGCCGTGCCACCGCCGCCGTTCATCAACAGAACGCTTACCTTCAAGCTGCGCCTTATTTCATCCGATATTTCAGTGCGCATAATGCAGTTCATTGATATCCCGGTGTTCAGGGAAGGAAATGTCATTGATCTGGGAGTGATCCAGCTGCATGTGGTGGATGCCTGCAGCGGGTTGCGCTATGTTTTTCCGACTATTCTGCTCGGTATTCTGATGGGCTACTGGTTCAATACCCGCACATGGCAGCGGGTGCTGGTTATCCTTGCTACAGTGCCAACGGCAATTTTCACCAATGCCCTGCGTATTGCTATTGTCGGTTATCTGGCCCGTAATGTTTCCGTGGAGACTGCGGAGAGTTTTTTTCACGATGCTTCCGGTATTGTTATTTACCTGCTTTCAATTGTTCTGCTGGCCGCATGCAGCCTGCTGCTGAATTTGATCGGCGGGCGAAAACCGGAACAGCGTGCCGGATCGCGCCCCGGATATTACGGTCAGCCCGCCGGTAGGGCATTGCATGTTTTTCTTATGGCTGTGGTGCTCGGTGTCTATTTCGCCGGGAATATGTATCTGCTTTCCGGGCGGGTGGTGCCGCAGCGCGTGAGCTTTGATAATTTCCCCATGGCTTTGGGGGATTACGCCGGTAAGCGGGAGTATTACGGCGAGAACATTCTTAAATCCCTTGGCTCTGATGATTATCTTGCCGGGGTTTTCCGCGATGATAAGTCCGGGCGGGATATTCTGGTTCTGGTAACCTACTATGATTATCAGGAGCCGCAGCGCGCGGCTCACAATCCGGTCAGCTGCCTGCTGGGTGGAGGGGGCTGGAGCCTTGCTTCATCGCGGGATATTCCTGCTGATCCTGAGAAAGGACTTCCTTTCCGGGTGCGCAGGCTGCTTCTGGATAAACCGGGTGAGCGGTTGCTGGCATTCTACTGGTTCCAGCAGCGGGGCCGGGTGATTACGGACGAGTATATGAATAAAATTTATCTGGCTCTTGATTCCATCACCCGCCGGCGCACGGACGGCGCGCTGGTTCGCGTGGAGTTGCTGCTGCGGGACAATGAAAGTGTGGAGCAGGGCCAGAAGGTTCTGGAGAATTTTATTAAGAGCTTTTCATCAAAGCTTAAACCTTATATTCCTGAATAGTGTTTCGGTGTTGAATTTACAAATACGGGGAAGTCGATGCGAAAAAATATTCTTGCGTTAATCCTGATCATTGCAGCTGTCTGTTTGCTTTCCGGTTGCGAAAAACGACGGGATGATTTTTATCAGAAGGCAGTGGAATATTATAATAAAAAAATGTTCACCGAAGCCGGACTTGAAATAAAGAACGCACTTTCCATCGACCCGGAGTGTGCTTCCTGCCGTTTGCTGCTGGGTAAAGTGGCTTTGGAAAAGGGTAATTTTCAGGGAGCTTTTATTAATTTCAGGTATGCCACTGATCTGGACCCGGAGCTTGTGGAAGCGAAGGTGGAGTTGAGCAAGCTTTACCTGCTGGCCCGTGAGTATGACGATGCCGGGGACATGGCCCGCATGGCCTTGAATCTGGATGCATCGAATATTGAGGCCCGGTTGGTGCTGGCTTCTGTTCTTGCGGAGAACAAAAAGTTTTTTGAAGCGGAGAAGATGCTCGAAATTGCCCTGAACGAAGATCCGGGCAACCCCGATGTCTATCTTTCCATGTCCAGCGTATACACCCGGCAGGACAAGATGAAAAAGGCTGAAGAAGCCCTGCTTGAAGGGATCAGCCGTATTCCCCGTGATCCGTCTTTGCTGATGAAGACTGTGGCTTTTTACCGAAGCACCAATCAGAACGACAAGGCCATGCAATATGTGGAAAAGCTTCTGGATGCAGGGGAGGGAGATCCGCGTATTGAAGTTTTTGCGGCGGAATTTTATTCCGCTTCAGGGAATCTTGCCAAGGCTTCAGAATTGCTGGCCGATGTTGTGCACAGTCATCCTGAAAAAGCGGAATATAGGGTTATTTATTCACGCATCCTGAATTCCCAGAAGAAATTTTTGGAAACCGAGAAGGTCCTTAAAGAAGGTTTGGCTCTGGATACAGCCTCCCTGCCGATAAGGACCGCTCTGGCCGGGCTTTATATGTCGCAGGGGCGGCAGGAAGAGGC from Desulfovibrio sp. JC010 encodes:
- the xrtD gene encoding VPLPA-CTERM-specific exosortase XrtD, whose amino-acid sequence is MAAVFSFISVLAAWIALYWDSFPPLLRRWNTDDYSYCWLVVPLALYVAWQRKDLLPKVITPSAGSAYAALLLTGVLFFLGKASAVDALVFVSMWLCVVALVLFIYGWRSMKAFFFPLLVLAFAVPPPPFINRTLTFKLRLISSDISVRIMQFIDIPVFREGNVIDLGVIQLHVVDACSGLRYVFPTILLGILMGYWFNTRTWQRVLVILATVPTAIFTNALRIAIVGYLARNVSVETAESFFHDASGIVIYLLSIVLLAACSLLLNLIGGRKPEQRAGSRPGYYGQPAGRALHVFLMAVVLGVYFAGNMYLLSGRVVPQRVSFDNFPMALGDYAGKREYYGENILKSLGSDDYLAGVFRDDKSGRDILVLVTYYDYQEPQRAAHNPVSCLLGGGGWSLASSRDIPADPEKGLPFRVRRLLLDKPGERLLAFYWFQQRGRVITDEYMNKIYLALDSITRRRTDGALVRVELLLRDNESVEQGQKVLENFIKSFSSKLKPYIPE